A genomic window from Silene latifolia isolate original U9 population chromosome Y, ASM4854445v1, whole genome shotgun sequence includes:
- the LOC141626559 gene encoding uncharacterized protein LOC141626559 isoform X2 — protein sequence MEQKHDDDDATSADRNVPSQGKFAVNNNDVGDTDGNCMNPDESNAVQLSRVIEKRKIREEIIASESIRRRKLEDEVRMELMIERQIMGTSDDNLMREMKLMSCPSSGGGGGGGSDEISQINPYPSESNVIASEGKLHMEEVALGKWPFNRDPGSVAARVAEKSNADLAEEVMAEAMPSAGIIGMKRKAEMPCDEDTTPTMSRDSEKLFCSLCGVSTTSELTMNSHLQGRKHKAKVARFKASDTTPSLQHVSTLSSEQENSSDTKEWDCSLCQVSVTSEALLASHLQGKKHKAKEAKLQTGEIIDSIQVMSVPSSGGIATDSDNQWHCSVCGVSASSENNLNAHLQGKKHKAKVGSIEKGSKIKVVRDKSLDKEDTLKNEEKPDNSVSELSKPDQAEPENKQASIPKDVLDTEGLEVDGDQSVELVKYWHCKMCNKGTRDEATMAAHRKSDEHMTLLRKRGGGLISVKTIPKEVGEVGRMSQEGLSA from the exons ATGGAACAAAAGCACGATGATGATGATGCAACATCTGCTGATCGTAACGTTCCATCCCAAg GGAAATTTGCTGTCAACAACAATGATGTTGGTGATACTGATGGAAATTGCATGAACCCAGATGAAAGTAATGCTGTTCAATTATCGAGAGTGATAGAGAAAAGGAAGATTAGGGAAGAGATCATTGCTTCTGAGTCGATTCGACGTCGAAAACTTGAAGATGAGGTTAGGATGGAGCTCATGATTGAGAGACAAATTATGG GCACTTCAGATGATAATTTAATGAGGGAAATGAAATTGATGAGTTGTCccagtagtggtggtggtggtggtggtgggagtgaTGAAATCTCGCAAATTAATCCATACCCATCTGAGAGTAATGTGATTGCAAGTGAGGGAAAGCTGCACATGGAAGAGGTAGCCTTAGGGAAATGGCCTTTCAATCGAGACCCGGGTTCTGTTGCTGCTCGTGTTGCAGAGAAGTCTAATGCCGATTTGGCTGAGGAAGTAATGGCTGAG GCGATGCCTAGTGCTGGCATAATTGGTATGAAAAGGAAAGCCGAGATGCCTTGTGATGAAGACACAACTCCAACAATGAGTAGGGATTCAGAGAAGTTGTTCTGCTCCTTGTGTGGAGTGTCTACTACATCAGAGCTAACTATGAATAGTCATCTCCAAGGCAGAAAACACAAAGCAAAAGTAGCAAGATTCAAAGCTAGTGACACTACGCCGTCTTTGCAACACGTTAGTACCTTGAGCTCAGAGCAAGAGAATAGCTCTGATACCAAGGAGTGGGATTGCTCTTTGTGCCAAGTGTCTGTTACTTCTGAGGCACTCCTAGCAAGTCATCTCCAAGGAAAGAAGCACAAAGCTAAGGAGGCTAAGCTTCAAACTGGTGAAATTATTGACAGCATACAGGTAATGTCAGTACCTTCAAGCGGTGGGATTGCTACTGATAGCGACAATCAATGGCACTGCTCAGTATGTGGAGTATCAGCTTCATCCGAGAACAATTTGAATGCTCATTTACAAGGAAAAAAACACAAAGCTAAGGTGGGGTCCATCGAAAAAGGTTCAAAGATCAAGGTTGTGAGAGATAAGAGCTTAGATAAAGAGGATACtctgaaaaatgaagaaaaacccGATAATTCCGTCTCTGAACTAAGCAAACCTGACCAGGCTGAGCCAgaaaacaagcaagcaagtaTTCCTAAGGATGTACTAGACACTGAAGGGCTAGAGGTTGATGGTGATCAAAGCGTGGAGTTAGTGAAGTACTGGCATTGCAAGATGTGCAACAAGGGTACACGTGATGAAGCAACTATGGCAGCTCATAGGAAGAGTGATGAGCACATGACATTGCTGAGGAAACGTGGAGGTGGTCTTATCTCTGTGAAAACTATTCCTAAAGAAGTAGGGGAAGTCGGAAGAATGTCCCAAGAGGGTCTTTCAGCTTGA
- the LOC141626559 gene encoding uncharacterized protein LOC141626559 isoform X1 translates to MEQKHDDDDATSADRNVPSQGKFAVNNNDVGDTDGNCMNPDESNAVQLSRVIEKRKIREEIIASESIRRRKLEDEVRMELMIERQIMGMRNFNGFSNVHLDMLNKYQSLGPQNWPNYDQYLLNLGTSDDNLMREMKLMSCPSSGGGGGGGSDEISQINPYPSESNVIASEGKLHMEEVALGKWPFNRDPGSVAARVAEKSNADLAEEVMAEAMPSAGIIGMKRKAEMPCDEDTTPTMSRDSEKLFCSLCGVSTTSELTMNSHLQGRKHKAKVARFKASDTTPSLQHVSTLSSEQENSSDTKEWDCSLCQVSVTSEALLASHLQGKKHKAKEAKLQTGEIIDSIQVMSVPSSGGIATDSDNQWHCSVCGVSASSENNLNAHLQGKKHKAKVGSIEKGSKIKVVRDKSLDKEDTLKNEEKPDNSVSELSKPDQAEPENKQASIPKDVLDTEGLEVDGDQSVELVKYWHCKMCNKGTRDEATMAAHRKSDEHMTLLRKRGGGLISVKTIPKEVGEVGRMSQEGLSA, encoded by the exons ATGGAACAAAAGCACGATGATGATGATGCAACATCTGCTGATCGTAACGTTCCATCCCAAg GGAAATTTGCTGTCAACAACAATGATGTTGGTGATACTGATGGAAATTGCATGAACCCAGATGAAAGTAATGCTGTTCAATTATCGAGAGTGATAGAGAAAAGGAAGATTAGGGAAGAGATCATTGCTTCTGAGTCGATTCGACGTCGAAAACTTGAAGATGAGGTTAGGATGGAGCTCATGATTGAGAGACAAATTATGGGTATGAGGAATTTtaatgggttttcaaatgttcATCTTGATATGCTTAACAAATATCAGTCTTTGGGTCCACAGAATTGGCCTAATTATGATCAATATTTGCTTAATTTAGGCACTTCAGATGATAATTTAATGAGGGAAATGAAATTGATGAGTTGTCccagtagtggtggtggtggtggtggtgggagtgaTGAAATCTCGCAAATTAATCCATACCCATCTGAGAGTAATGTGATTGCAAGTGAGGGAAAGCTGCACATGGAAGAGGTAGCCTTAGGGAAATGGCCTTTCAATCGAGACCCGGGTTCTGTTGCTGCTCGTGTTGCAGAGAAGTCTAATGCCGATTTGGCTGAGGAAGTAATGGCTGAG GCGATGCCTAGTGCTGGCATAATTGGTATGAAAAGGAAAGCCGAGATGCCTTGTGATGAAGACACAACTCCAACAATGAGTAGGGATTCAGAGAAGTTGTTCTGCTCCTTGTGTGGAGTGTCTACTACATCAGAGCTAACTATGAATAGTCATCTCCAAGGCAGAAAACACAAAGCAAAAGTAGCAAGATTCAAAGCTAGTGACACTACGCCGTCTTTGCAACACGTTAGTACCTTGAGCTCAGAGCAAGAGAATAGCTCTGATACCAAGGAGTGGGATTGCTCTTTGTGCCAAGTGTCTGTTACTTCTGAGGCACTCCTAGCAAGTCATCTCCAAGGAAAGAAGCACAAAGCTAAGGAGGCTAAGCTTCAAACTGGTGAAATTATTGACAGCATACAGGTAATGTCAGTACCTTCAAGCGGTGGGATTGCTACTGATAGCGACAATCAATGGCACTGCTCAGTATGTGGAGTATCAGCTTCATCCGAGAACAATTTGAATGCTCATTTACAAGGAAAAAAACACAAAGCTAAGGTGGGGTCCATCGAAAAAGGTTCAAAGATCAAGGTTGTGAGAGATAAGAGCTTAGATAAAGAGGATACtctgaaaaatgaagaaaaacccGATAATTCCGTCTCTGAACTAAGCAAACCTGACCAGGCTGAGCCAgaaaacaagcaagcaagtaTTCCTAAGGATGTACTAGACACTGAAGGGCTAGAGGTTGATGGTGATCAAAGCGTGGAGTTAGTGAAGTACTGGCATTGCAAGATGTGCAACAAGGGTACACGTGATGAAGCAACTATGGCAGCTCATAGGAAGAGTGATGAGCACATGACATTGCTGAGGAAACGTGGAGGTGGTCTTATCTCTGTGAAAACTATTCCTAAAGAAGTAGGGGAAGTCGGAAGAATGTCCCAAGAGGGTCTTTCAGCTTGA